The Mesomycoplasma flocculare ATCC 27399 genome includes a window with the following:
- a CDS encoding ribonuclease HIII produces MILSKSGLYNLNDLVVGCDEVGVGEYFTNLTVCCTVFRENEIKNALLDQIVDSKLLTAKKIADLFKILEKKIKHRFISLEMKEYNQLIQKGLNSHEIKSLLYFKVLNSLILDLKNEKINKIFIDGFVSARKFGEYLAKISKIFEIEPWDFQEFPLILEKKADTKIKQVGAASIIAKYALNQKFAQRQTKWNTFFPAGSNQIEKIIAFCIIQIKKYGKIFLEENVKLHFSITKKILAKLEEESKKNG; encoded by the coding sequence ATGATCTTGTCTAAATCAGGTCTATACAATTTAAATGATTTAGTAGTGGGCTGCGATGAGGTCGGAGTTGGCGAATATTTTACAAATTTAACTGTATGTTGTACAGTTTTTCGCGAAAATGAAATCAAAAATGCGCTTTTAGACCAAATTGTTGATTCAAAACTTTTAACAGCAAAAAAAATTGCTGATCTTTTTAAAATTTTAGAAAAGAAAATAAAACACAGATTTATCAGTCTAGAAATGAAAGAATATAACCAACTTATTCAAAAAGGTCTAAATTCCCATGAGATTAAATCATTATTATATTTTAAAGTTCTAAATTCATTAATTTTAGACCTAAAAAATGAAAAAATAAATAAAATTTTTATTGATGGCTTTGTAAGCGCAAGGAAATTTGGCGAATATTTGGCAAAAATTTCCAAGATTTTCGAAATTGAGCCTTGAGATTTCCAAGAATTTCCGCTAATTTTAGAAAAAAAAGCCGATACAAAAATTAAACAAGTTGGCGCGGCTTCAATAATTGCAAAATATGCATTAAACCAAAAATTTGCTCAAAGGCAAACAAAGTGAAACACTTTTTTTCCAGCTGGATCAAATCAAATTGAAAAAATTATTGCTTTTTGTATTATTCAGATTAAAAAATATGGCAAAATTTTTCTAGAAGAAAATGTTAAACTTCATTTTAGCATTACAAAAAAAATATTAGCAAAATTAGAGGAGGAAAGCAAGAAAAATGGTTAG
- a CDS encoding YneF family protein, translated as MVSLFAEDAENILTNVGVAGGVGLGGWIGITIAVGIVLFVVGGIIALVFSKKMFEKQIKENPPITENMIRAMYMQMGRKPSEAQIRAVMRSVKNAKK; from the coding sequence ATGGTTAGTTTATTTGCTGAAGACGCTGAAAACATATTGACAAATGTCGGTGTTGCTGGTGGAGTTGGTCTTGGAGGTTGAATAGGGATTACAATTGCGGTTGGAATTGTTCTTTTTGTTGTTGGCGGAATTATTGCGTTAGTTTTTTCTAAAAAAATGTTTGAAAAGCAGATTAAAGAAAACCCTCCAATAACTGAAAATATGATTCGTGCGATGTATATGCAAATGGGCCGAAAGCCATCTGAGGCGCAAATCAGAGCGGTAATGCGATCTGTTAAAAATGCAAAAAAATAG
- the gpmI gene encoding 2,3-bisphosphoglycerate-independent phosphoglycerate mutase translates to MKKKLILIIIDGLGLRSETQGNAFALAKTPVFDSLFQNYPNSLIAASGEEVGLPKGQMGNSEVGHLNIGAGFIVHTGISIINNALKTGEFFKNERFIKAFEHSIKNGFPLQIMGLFSPGGVHSHQDHLFALIDFAADFGVKKLNIHLFGDGRDVGPKSIKPWIEKLILKLQKTENYKIASISGRFYSMDRDKMFNRVELGYNALLGRAENNFTDLIDYINSQYEKGISDEFFEPAINLKVNKNDFLNDNHPVIFFNFRPDRARQLAHLILGTDLYREKPKNPIKINVFVSMMKYEGINCLVAFEEMKVKNPLGKVIDEAQFRQLRLAETQKYAHVTFFVDGGVELELKNSDRILVDSLKVQSYANFPQMSAVEITDKLIDVGQNYDFIIMNFANPDMVGHTGNLKSTIKAVEILDAQIGRISQWAKVSNFNFFITADHGNAELTEDENKNPSTKHTTFPVMLISSDKSIKLKNGKLANIAPTILDYLGLAKHPDMDHDSLIIKSK, encoded by the coding sequence ATGAAAAAAAAATTAATTTTAATTATCATCGATGGTTTAGGATTGCGTTCTGAGACACAAGGAAATGCGTTTGCACTTGCAAAAACACCTGTATTTGATAGTCTTTTTCAGAATTACCCAAACAGTTTAATTGCTGCATCAGGTGAAGAAGTTGGACTACCTAAAGGACAAATGGGAAATAGTGAAGTGGGCCATTTAAATATTGGGGCCGGATTTATTGTCCATACTGGTATTTCAATTATAAATAATGCCTTAAAAACAGGTGAGTTTTTTAAAAACGAAAGATTTATCAAAGCTTTTGAGCATAGTATCAAAAATGGATTTCCATTGCAAATTATGGGGCTTTTTTCGCCTGGAGGGGTGCACTCACATCAGGATCACCTTTTTGCTTTAATTGATTTTGCTGCTGATTTTGGTGTAAAAAAATTAAATATCCACCTTTTTGGGGATGGAAGGGATGTAGGCCCTAAATCAATTAAACCATGGATTGAGAAGTTAATTTTAAAACTACAAAAAACAGAAAATTATAAAATAGCTTCGATTTCCGGACGTTTTTATTCAATGGATCGCGATAAAATGTTTAATCGTGTTGAATTAGGTTATAATGCACTTTTAGGAAGAGCAGAAAATAATTTTACGGATTTAATTGATTATATAAATTCGCAATACGAAAAAGGAATTAGTGATGAATTTTTCGAACCAGCAATTAATCTAAAAGTGAATAAAAACGATTTTTTAAATGATAACCACCCTGTGATTTTTTTTAACTTTCGCCCAGACCGGGCAAGACAATTAGCCCATTTGATTTTAGGGACTGATCTATACAGGGAAAAACCAAAAAACCCTATAAAAATCAACGTTTTTGTATCAATGATGAAATACGAAGGAATAAATTGTCTTGTCGCTTTTGAAGAAATGAAAGTAAAAAATCCGCTTGGAAAAGTAATTGATGAAGCTCAATTTAGACAATTACGACTTGCTGAAACACAAAAATATGCTCATGTTACTTTTTTTGTCGATGGTGGAGTTGAACTTGAACTAAAAAATTCTGATCGAATTTTAGTTGATTCTTTAAAAGTTCAATCATATGCGAATTTTCCACAAATGTCTGCTGTTGAAATCACTGATAAACTTATCGATGTTGGCCAAAATTACGATTTTATTATTATGAATTTTGCAAATCCTGATATGGTGGGACATACAGGAAATTTAAAATCAACAATTAAAGCTGTAGAAATTCTTGATGCACAAATCGGACGAATTTCTCAATGAGCAAAAGTGAGCAATTTTAACTTTTTCATAACTGCAGACCATGGAAATGCCGAACTAACAGAGGACGAAAACAAAAACCCCTCCACAAAACACACAACTTTTCCCGTAATGTTAATTTCAAGTGATAAAAGTATTAAATTAAAAAACGGAAAACTTGCAAATATCGCGCCAACTATTTTAGATTATTTAGGACTTGCAAAACATCCTGATATGGATCATGACTCACTAATAATTAAAAGCAAATAG
- the whiA gene encoding DNA-binding protein WhiA — protein sequence MLTYSQKVKVEILSNRLSRQKFLSLLKGLIFSATKSDDSDYFIIRINKKDIKNKLCEILIFFKIEFFHTKTNKNWICIEKKQIKIEKTPQNIQYFFAGLFIGGGSISPLESKSYHLEISFLDKEKCKKVVSILEKNKLEFTFRQIFYQNHFKLYLKKVNEIIYFLMAIGALEQASKLEILRIRRDHYLNANRITNFDIKNAKKISDSSANFTKKWNLIQKNKLIKLFNKKQITFFYLKEKNPELSLQEISEILKKEYNIDITKSGLNYWLSKINKILKKKGEKNE from the coding sequence ATGTTGACTTATAGCCAAAAAGTTAAAGTTGAAATTCTTTCAAACCGGTTATCGCGCCAAAAATTTCTTTCATTATTAAAAGGGTTAATTTTTAGCGCCACAAAATCTGATGATTCCGATTATTTTATTATTAGAATAAATAAAAAAGACATCAAAAATAAATTATGCGAAATTTTAATTTTTTTTAAAATTGAATTTTTCCACACAAAAACAAATAAAAATTGAATTTGTATTGAAAAAAAACAAATAAAAATTGAAAAAACTCCACAAAATATACAATATTTTTTTGCTGGGCTTTTCATTGGAGGAGGTTCAATTTCTCCGCTAGAATCAAAAAGCTATCATTTAGAAATTTCATTTTTAGACAAAGAAAAATGCAAAAAGGTAGTTTCTATCTTGGAAAAAAATAAATTAGAGTTCACTTTTCGACAGATTTTTTATCAAAATCATTTCAAGTTATATTTAAAAAAGGTAAACGAAATAATTTACTTTTTAATGGCGATTGGGGCACTTGAACAAGCATCTAAATTAGAAATTTTAAGAATTAGACGTGACCATTATCTAAATGCTAATCGAATAACAAACTTTGATATTAAAAATGCTAAAAAAATAAGTGATTCTTCAGCAAATTTTACTAAAAAATGAAATTTAATTCAAAAAAATAAATTAATTAAGCTTTTTAACAAAAAACAGATAACTTTTTTTTATCTAAAAGAAAAAAACCCTGAATTAAGCTTACAAGAAATTTCCGAAATATTAAAAAAAGAGTATAATATAGACATAACAAAATCAGGTTTAAATTACTGACTTTCTAAAATTAATAAAATACTTAAAAAAAAAGGAGAAAAAAATGAATAA